TCATACTCTTTGATCTCGTCGAGCGTTTTGGACACGAACCGCTGAGTGCCATGAAAGCGATCGCAGAAAGGGTCACAGATCTCGAAATTGATTCCCCTCCGATTAATGTCACATCTGAAGACGTGAAAAAAGGACTCAAGTACGCAGGTATCGAAGTTCCATCGGGAATTAGAGGTCGCCTAGCGTTGTGGGGACCTCTGATTGACGAGGCCGAGGCCGCCATCGTCATGGAGGATGCGCCATACTACTTCGGTTGCGTCGGATGCCACCGTACAAACGAGATGGTGAAGTACCTGTTACGCAAGAAAGGCATTCCCATCCTTGAAATTCCTTACCCTACCAATGAAGAAGAAGCGAAACTCATGGTCACCAAGATTAAAGAATTCCTGGAGGGGCTGAAATGATCAAGATCGCGCAGCTTTCTTGTGGAACCGAATACAGCGGTGTGCAAGCCGAGATCGAAAAAGCCGCAAGTATTGTCGGCGCAAAAATGGTCGCACCGGATGTTGATCTCAAAGACATCGATGCTGCTGTCGAAGAATTCGGTTTTTCACCATCAAGCCCTCAACTCAGGATGATGATCGCAAGGGCGGTACAGCTTGCCCATGGAAGATATGACGCCGATGCTGTTTTCATCGCGAGCTGCTTTCGATGCGCAGAAGGGGCACTGGTCAGGAACGAGGTCCGGCGATACGTACAGAATCATACGCGACTGCCTGTTGTGACTTACTCATTCACGGAAAGAACGAAGTCAGGCCAGCTGTTGACGCGTATGGAAGCACTCGTAACGATTGTCACTCGAAAAGATCTGCTCGCCAGAGAAAGACAGGTCGGCTTGACCGTTGGTATCGATTCGGGTTCAACGACAACGAAAGCGATGGTCGTCAGAGATAACGAGGTCATTGGAAAATACTGGCTCCCAACAGGCGAAGTCATCGCTTCGGCGGAGGATGCGCTTGAGAAAGCATTGGCAGAGGCTGGCGTGAAGCTCAGCGAAGTCGAGGCCATCGGTGTGACAGGCTACGGTCGATTTATCATTGGGAAGAAACTGAAGGCGAAGCTTGTTCAGGAAGAATTGACAGTCAATTCAAAGGGTGCAGTCTGGCTCGCAGACAGACAGAAGGGAGAGGCAACGATTATCGATATTGGAGGAATGGACAACAAGGCTATCACCGTCCGCGACGGGATTCCTGATAACTTCACCATGGGTGGTATATGCGCTGGTGCCTCGGGGAGATTCCTCGAAATCGTGGCGAAAAGACTCAAAGTCGATATCACGGAACTCGGAAAACTCGCGGATGCAGGCGATTACAGAAAGATCAATATGAACTCATACTGCTCGATTTTCGGAATACAGGATCTTGTTACCTCGCTGGCGGAAGGCAACTCGATCGAGGATGTCGCCTCTGCGGCGTGCCACAGTGTTGCGGAGCAGATCTACGAGCAACAGTTGCAGGAAATTGATATCAGACAACCGGTCATCCAGGTAGGTGGAACATCGCTCATCAGCGGCATGGTGACCGCGATGAAGGACATACTCGGCCAGGAACCGATCGTTCCGAAAAATTCCCAGTATATCGGTTCAGCTGGCGCAGCGTTGCTTGCTTCGGGTTTCCTTGAGGGTTGAGCAATGATAGTTAAAGTGGAAGGACCCGAAAAGTTTGGAAATGAGAGCTATGTGGAGTTGTTCAACAGCATCCTTCTCGATATTGGCATTACGAGGCACGTAGAGGCAGTGAAATTCATCATTAGGCCATCGGACCCCCTTTTCCTCATTTCGGTAAAGACAAGGAAAGCAGCTGGTAAGATCAGAATTACTGAGATTGCGGAAATTTCGCAAGGCAAGGAAGGGACGTACATCAACATCACCGATGAGAACTATGCGCCCTCTCTCATATCGTTGCTCTGGCAACTCTACGGTAGGGAACGAATTGAACAACTTTCAAGACTTGAGATTCTTTGTAAGGGAATCGATGAGAAGGAAATTCTAGAAATCGCAATCGACCGAGGGGAGGAACTGAGGAAGAAGGTGCTCGACGCGCTATGGAGGCTCTTACCAGAAGGTTTCAAGATTCGATATGATCTTTCTTCGGAAAACATTATCACGATCGTAGCAACAGAATACGAGATGAAAGAAGAATGGAAGCGGCTAGCTGAAAAGGTTCATGCTGATATGGAGGTCCTCGATGTACAAAGTGCTGCTCTTTGACGGCGGCGTTTACCGCGTAAATGAACTTTATGAGCTTGTTGAAGATGTCGGGGGCTTCATTATCCAAAAGACCCAGACACACGTGCAGATTTTGGTCACGCTTGCGATTCCGGAGGAAGAAAGGGATGTCATTGAAAGGAAGTCCCAGGAGCTCGGCGCCAAATTGACGGAAATTCCTCTGGGCGGAACAGAGATCGCCGTCGTTGCACCGACACTCGGACGACATCACATGCCCCACCCTGTCTGTGACATTGCTGAGCATCTTCGCAGATATGGGGCGATCACCGTTGTGATGGGTCTTGCCCGCGGAAAAGGTAGGAAATCGGCGCAGATTAGTGCCGAAGAAAAAGCGTTGATTAATGAATATGATGCAGCCGTTTTTGTCCTGGGCAACTTTGAGGACTGTATCAAGACAGAAAAAGTACGCCTTTTCGAGGACATTAGGGTACCGGTTGTCGTCGTCTGTGGTCCGGCGATTGACGGCCTCCCTAACTGCAAAGCGGTTGTATCTGGTGTCTGCAGAAGGGTTGAGCGGATGAGGCGTGCGGAGGATATCGCGAAGCTTGAAGAAATTGCAGAGAAGGTCAGTAAGGTGATCGAAGAACGAAGGAGGATTATCGATGAGGATCCGCTTTTCGTTCATCCAGCAGAGGTGAGACAACGCATCGAAGATTTGCCAGCTGTGCAGAAGAGTCTGAGGCCAGCGCCGATTGTTTTACATCTTGACGGATTGAGGGTTAAGATACCTTACCATGAGTGGAAAGACCAGCTTGCGTCGATTGATGTTTATGGGCGCAAACTCAAAGAGATCGCCGAGCTTTCGGATTCAAGACTCGATGGAAGCACATTGATCAGGATCTACAGCGCATCAAAAGTTGAGTCGATGAATCAGCTTGAGTCGAAAAAATTATTGTGCGACCAAGCAAGCGCTCATGCGAAAGAATAATTATTGTAATTTCTTATGCTTATACATCATTTGTGATCCAATTCGTGTTTTTTCGATCGGAGGACTGTCAATGGTGGCCGAAGAATGCAGGAAAATGGAGATCCCAGATCCCATCAAGCAATCTCTTGAAGAAATAGGCGGTTTGGAGAGTATTTCATCTTCACTTCCTTCCGATGGAGAAATTTCGCGGTTGAGTAAGGTGTTTCACGCGATGTCCGATCCCCTGCGCGTGAAAATTCTCTTTATTCTCCAAAAACAGCCTCTTTGTGTTTGCTTGATCAAAGAGCTCACTTCCGTCCAGGATTCAAAACTTTCCTATCATCTATCGATTCTGAAAGATGCTGGTCTTGTCATCGGAAAACAAGAGGCGAACTGGATTATATATAGTGTGACCGATTTCGGAAAGAAATTACTATCAACATTTCCTTCAATTTTTCATGAAAAAATCGATTGCGACCAATCAAGGGAGTGAGTCATGGAGAATTCCCAGACTGGATCATATATTCTGATCGTCAAACTTTTGCAAAATAGAGAAATCTCCATCGGTCAATTTGGAAGATTCATTTTCGAAAAGGGGCTTTACGCTTATGTTGGATCCGCGATGAATGGACTTCATGCGCGCATTAGCCGTCACTTTTCAAATGTCAAAAAGAAGCACTGGCACATTGATTACCTGCTCGATTGCGGCCAGCCTCTTGAGGCTTTTCTCATCCCATCATCTGTGAAAAGAGAATGCGAGATCAACGCTCATTTAGAGAAAATCATTGATTGCAAACCATTTTTGAAAGGGTTTGGTTCGTCCGATTGCGATTGTTTTTCCCATCTGCATAAGATCACTGAAAGAACGCTCATGCGTATCGAAGAAATCGCCAAAGAAAATAATTGGCTCAGGTACACGCAACTCAGGCACTCGGAATAAGCTCTAGCTGTTGCATTTGATTTCATTCGTAGCAGTGTTAATATCCTGTGGTGATCATTTGTTCCTATGGTGGATCGATCGAGAGGGGCGACCTTAATGCTGACGCCAAAGATCGAGCGTCTCGAAAAGAAAATAAAGGAGATTAATGCGATCAAGAGCGAATACCGTGCGGAGATCGATGAGGCTTTTCGAAGGTTTAAAGACAAGAAAATTGGAAAAGAGGATTTTGAGAGAATCAGACAAAGGAATGAGGAGAAAATCGAGAAGCTAAATGAAAAGATCAAAGAGATCAGGTTGCTCATTAAATCGATGAAAGAGTCCTGACGATTCAGCAGTAACATTTTTTAACTGGCTTAACCCCATTTCGTTCTTTTTTTGGGGAATTTGTTGGACTGAGAAGAACTATGAAAAAACTATTTATCGTTATATCCGAATTGACATATCCCTATTCATGGCGATCGATATGTTGATTGATTCTTATGGACGGCAATTGACAAATTTGAGAATCTCCGTGACTCAAAGGTGCAATCTCAATTGCCTTTATTGCCACCGAGAAGGCGAGAAATCAAGTGGCGATGAGATGTCTCCAAATGAAATCGCGCGGATAGCGACGATCGCTTCATCGCTAGGAATGAACAAACTAAAGATTACTGGCGGTGAACCACTTGTCAGGGATGATCTTGTTGAGATCGTCTCGAAATGTGCCAATAAATTTGAAGAGATTTCAATGACGACGAACGGGACGCTCCTTGCTGATTATTCGGGTGATCTCAGAACTGTTGGATTGAAGCGAGTGAACGTGAGTCTCGACACGCTCGATCACGAGAAATACAGAAGGATTACTGGTAGCGACGTATTAGACGATGTGATCAAAGGCATTGAGAAAGCGATTAGTGTTGGCCTCACTCCTCTCAAGATCAATATGGTGGTTATGAAAGGGATCAACGAAAATGAAATCGACGAAATGATTCGATTCTCAAAAAAAGTTGGTGGGATTTTGCAGCTCATCGAACTCGAAACACAAAAGGAGAAGATCAACGAGGGGTTTTATGCGGATCACCACTGCGATCTTGGCCAGATCGAGAGTTATCTGGAATCTA
This region of Methanomassiliicoccales archaeon genomic DNA includes:
- a CDS encoding methanogenesis marker 5 protein; translation: MPPNSLILFDLVERFGHEPLSAMKAIAERVTDLEIDSPPINVTSEDVKKGLKYAGIEVPSGIRGRLALWGPLIDEAEAAIVMEDAPYYFGCVGCHRTNEMVKYLLRKKGIPILEIPYPTNEEEAKLMVTKIKEFLEGLK
- a CDS encoding methanogenesis marker 15 protein yields the protein MIKIAQLSCGTEYSGVQAEIEKAASIVGAKMVAPDVDLKDIDAAVEEFGFSPSSPQLRMMIARAVQLAHGRYDADAVFIASCFRCAEGALVRNEVRRYVQNHTRLPVVTYSFTERTKSGQLLTRMEALVTIVTRKDLLARERQVGLTVGIDSGSTTTKAMVVRDNEVIGKYWLPTGEVIASAEDALEKALAEAGVKLSEVEAIGVTGYGRFIIGKKLKAKLVQEELTVNSKGAVWLADRQKGEATIIDIGGMDNKAITVRDGIPDNFTMGGICAGASGRFLEIVAKRLKVDITELGKLADAGDYRKINMNSYCSIFGIQDLVTSLAEGNSIEDVASAACHSVAEQIYEQQLQEIDIRQPVIQVGGTSLISGMVTAMKDILGQEPIVPKNSQYIGSAGAALLASGFLEG
- a CDS encoding methanogenesis marker 17 protein, with translation MIVKVEGPEKFGNESYVELFNSILLDIGITRHVEAVKFIIRPSDPLFLISVKTRKAAGKIRITEIAEISQGKEGTYINITDENYAPSLISLLWQLYGRERIEQLSRLEILCKGIDEKEILEIAIDRGEELRKKVLDALWRLLPEGFKIRYDLSSENIITIVATEYEMKEEWKRLAEKVHADMEVLDVQSAAL
- a CDS encoding methanogenesis marker 7 protein, with translation MYKVLLFDGGVYRVNELYELVEDVGGFIIQKTQTHVQILVTLAIPEEERDVIERKSQELGAKLTEIPLGGTEIAVVAPTLGRHHMPHPVCDIAEHLRRYGAITVVMGLARGKGRKSAQISAEEKALINEYDAAVFVLGNFEDCIKTEKVRLFEDIRVPVVVVCGPAIDGLPNCKAVVSGVCRRVERMRRAEDIAKLEEIAEKVSKVIEERRRIIDEDPLFVHPAEVRQRIEDLPAVQKSLRPAPIVLHLDGLRVKIPYHEWKDQLASIDVYGRKLKEIAELSDSRLDGSTLIRIYSASKVESMNQLESKKLLCDQASAHAKE
- a CDS encoding winged helix-turn-helix transcriptional regulator; this translates as MEIPDPIKQSLEEIGGLESISSSLPSDGEISRLSKVFHAMSDPLRVKILFILQKQPLCVCLIKELTSVQDSKLSYHLSILKDAGLVIGKQEANWIIYSVTDFGKKLLSTFPSIFHEKIDCDQSRE
- a CDS encoding GIY-YIG nuclease family protein, which produces MENSQTGSYILIVKLLQNREISIGQFGRFIFEKGLYAYVGSAMNGLHARISRHFSNVKKKHWHIDYLLDCGQPLEAFLIPSSVKRECEINAHLEKIIDCKPFLKGFGSSDCDCFSHLHKITERTLMRIEEIAKENNWLRYTQLRHSE
- the moaA gene encoding GTP 3',8-cyclase MoaA; translation: MLIDSYGRQLTNLRISVTQRCNLNCLYCHREGEKSSGDEMSPNEIARIATIASSLGMNKLKITGGEPLVRDDLVEIVSKCANKFEEISMTTNGTLLADYSGDLRTVGLKRVNVSLDTLDHEKYRRITGSDVLDDVIKGIEKAISVGLTPLKINMVVMKGINENEIDEMIRFSKKVGGILQLIELETQKEKINEGFYADHHCDLGQIESYLESRALKIISRSLHNRKKYYLPEEVEVVRPMHNSSFCANCHRLRVTSNGHLKPCLLSEDGSVDVLSAIRRNASERELIELFKIAVSAREPYWR